The following coding sequences lie in one Pseudomonadota bacterium genomic window:
- the lsrF gene encoding 3-hydroxy-5-phosphonooxypentane-2,4-dione thiolase: MPEADFSTKEKQYHVDVPQTNAPFPLKGAGSYDWGMKNRLSRTFDPETGRTVMLAVDHGYFQGPTTGLERIDLTIVPLVPHCDALFCTRGVLRSLVPPQIQKPTVLRASGGPSILKDLSNEEIAMDMEDALRLNACGVGVQVFVGSEFETRSVHNMTKLVDLGLRHGMPVMAVTAVGKEMKRDAQYFRLACRMCAELGATFVKTYFVDEGFETVTASCPVPIVMAGGKKMPELDALRMAHNAIQGGAAGVDMGRNIFQSDAPVAMLRAVRAVVHANERPERALELYETLKAELDEKKR; encoded by the coding sequence ATGCCCGAAGCCGATTTCAGCACCAAGGAGAAGCAGTACCACGTCGACGTTCCCCAAACGAACGCGCCGTTCCCGCTCAAGGGCGCGGGCTCGTACGACTGGGGGATGAAGAACCGCCTCTCGCGCACCTTCGATCCCGAGACCGGCCGCACGGTCATGCTCGCGGTCGACCACGGCTACTTCCAGGGGCCGACCACCGGCCTCGAGCGCATCGACCTCACGATCGTCCCGCTCGTCCCCCACTGCGACGCGCTCTTCTGCACGCGCGGCGTCCTGCGCTCGCTCGTGCCCCCGCAGATCCAGAAGCCGACGGTCCTACGCGCGAGCGGCGGCCCGAGCATCCTCAAGGATCTCTCGAACGAGGAGATCGCCATGGACATGGAGGACGCCCTGCGCCTCAACGCGTGCGGCGTGGGCGTCCAGGTGTTCGTGGGATCGGAGTTCGAGACCCGCTCGGTCCACAACATGACGAAGCTCGTCGACCTGGGCCTGCGCCACGGCATGCCCGTGATGGCGGTGACGGCCGTGGGCAAGGAGATGAAGCGCGACGCCCAGTACTTCCGCCTGGCCTGCCGCATGTGCGCGGAGCTCGGGGCCACGTTCGTGAAGACCTACTTCGTGGACGAGGGCTTCGAGACCGTCACGGCCTCCTGCCCGGTGCCGATCGTCATGGCCGGGGGCAAGAAGATGCCGGAGCTGGACGCGCTCAGGATGGCGCACAACGCGATCCAGGGCGGCGCCGCCGGGGTCGACATGGGGCGGAACATCTTCCAGAGCGACGCGCCGGTTGCCATGCTCCGGGCGGTGCGCGCCGTCGTGCACGCGAACGAGAGGCCCGAGCGCGCGCTGGAGCTCTACGAGACGCTGAAGGCCGAGCTCGACGAGAAGAAGCGGTAG
- a CDS encoding RNA polymerase sigma factor encodes MTRELPAGKEAAQRRLERAYRSEKPRFLARLRAAGRTLEEAEDLVQDVYAETLERLPLVAGIRNLPAWINSLVTRRLIDAWRHDRVRVASGETDVAEETLREIIAGTGLNPLDGFVRASLSDALNDALRALPPAQRKVVEAQVFGGLTFREIAEATGESIDTLTARKRYALRSLSRALRDWIDN; translated from the coding sequence ATGACGCGGGAACTGCCAGCGGGGAAGGAAGCGGCGCAGCGGCGGCTGGAGCGGGCGTACCGGAGCGAGAAGCCGCGCTTCCTGGCCCGCCTGCGCGCCGCGGGGCGCACGCTGGAAGAGGCCGAGGATCTGGTCCAGGACGTCTACGCCGAGACGCTGGAGCGGCTGCCCCTCGTGGCCGGGATCCGCAACTTGCCGGCCTGGATCAACTCGCTCGTCACCCGGCGGCTCATCGACGCCTGGCGCCACGACCGGGTGCGCGTCGCCTCCGGCGAGACCGACGTGGCCGAGGAGACGCTGCGGGAGATCATCGCCGGCACCGGCCTCAATCCCCTGGACGGCTTCGTTCGGGCCAGCCTCTCGGACGCCCTGAACGACGCCCTGCGCGCCCTCCCGCCGGCCCAGCGCAAGGTGGTGGAGGCGCAGGTCTTCGGCGGCCTGACGTTCCGGGAGATCGCGGAGGCGACCGGCGAGAGCATCGACACGCTGACGGCCCGAAAGAGGTACGCGCTGCGCAGCCTCTCGCGGGCGCTGCGAGACTGGATCGACAACTGA
- a CDS encoding type II toxin-antitoxin system HicA family toxin, whose protein sequence is MKRRDLEKRLVALGWWLKRHGGRHDYWTNGSEEEAVPRHADLNENLARKILKSAAARRG, encoded by the coding sequence ATGAAGCGGCGCGATCTGGAGAAGCGGCTCGTCGCGCTCGGCTGGTGGCTGAAACGCCACGGAGGCAGGCACGACTACTGGACCAACGGGTCCGAAGAAGAAGCGGTGCCGCGGCACGCGGATCTGAACGAGAACCTCGCACGGAAGATCCTGAAGTCAGCCGCGGCGAGAAGGGGGTGA
- a CDS encoding helix-turn-helix domain-containing protein: MRFSGRVWKDGVTWLVEVPALDLMTQGRTRRAALAMIADAVEGFVDRRGFRAEVHDGGDGIEVGSGDAAALTALLLRRRRQASGLTLAEVAARLGVRSHNAYARYEQGRAVPTIEKLVELLSVVDDGHDVVIGRSVA; the protein is encoded by the coding sequence ATGCGCTTCTCCGGCAGGGTGTGGAAGGACGGCGTGACGTGGCTCGTGGAGGTTCCCGCCCTCGACCTGATGACGCAGGGGCGGACGCGGCGCGCGGCGCTCGCGATGATCGCCGACGCCGTCGAGGGGTTCGTGGACCGGCGCGGGTTCCGCGCCGAGGTGCACGACGGCGGTGACGGCATCGAGGTGGGCTCCGGCGACGCCGCGGCGCTTACCGCGCTCCTGCTCCGCCGCCGGCGCCAGGCGAGCGGTTTGACGCTCGCGGAGGTCGCGGCGAGGCTCGGTGTGCGCTCGCACAACGCGTACGCCCGCTACGAGCAGGGCCGCGCCGTTCCAACGATCGAGAAGCTCGTCGAGCTCCTTTCGGTCGTCGACGACGGCCACGATGTTGTGATCGGTAGGAGCGTCGCCTGA
- a CDS encoding serine/threonine protein kinase, producing the protein MAEFDLPPQALRLIARAFTREMIVGELEQAGLDVPAGDEEVIKAWVKHLAHVFDPTDNPFSRDSLLMGLTSGGIGFLQDNNLLSDALKRSLLLNVLNVDADPLMQALLSRVLRETAMVANVIERNELDDVEEAINKEHIKIVFVDAFRYGIDQTSALVQRLTATRDYLQFVLFTDVRRLLESCPTLPRELASCVALDKNISIKDFRAAVNGAIEAVRARFPGLLREARVDSKDLVGRIVGNRLRIIEVIGRGGQATIYRADHLLMNRQCAVKVPSDEVMSDPDQAARFLREAKLASAVQHPNIVSVFDFGTDDKGTTFMAMELVDGKPLDELLEDSGGTLPVAEVMEYARGAAAGLAAIHAMGLVHRDLKPGNVLLHKTADGRVIPKLSDFGFAIGPESIGGARLTMEGIVVGTIKYLSPEQGQAKPVDHRADIFSFAMMLYRLITGKVPFDDENVAQSLLKRIREPAPPIRKLKPDLEVNDEFEGILLKMLEKNPENRPDSAMAVVAAMDKALGFERKY; encoded by the coding sequence ATGGCCGAGTTCGATCTACCGCCGCAAGCCCTGAGACTGATCGCCCGGGCGTTCACCCGCGAGATGATCGTCGGCGAGCTCGAGCAGGCGGGGCTCGACGTGCCGGCGGGTGACGAGGAGGTGATCAAGGCCTGGGTCAAGCACCTCGCGCACGTCTTCGATCCCACGGACAACCCGTTCTCCCGCGACTCGCTCCTGATGGGGCTCACCTCGGGCGGGATCGGATTCCTACAGGACAACAACCTCCTGTCGGACGCGCTCAAGCGGTCGCTGCTCCTCAACGTGCTCAACGTCGACGCGGATCCGCTCATGCAGGCGCTGCTCTCCCGCGTGCTCCGCGAGACGGCGATGGTCGCCAACGTCATCGAGCGGAACGAGCTCGACGACGTCGAGGAGGCGATCAACAAGGAGCACATCAAGATCGTTTTCGTCGATGCGTTCCGCTACGGCATCGACCAGACGTCGGCGCTCGTCCAGCGGCTCACCGCGACGCGCGACTACCTCCAGTTCGTGCTGTTCACCGACGTGCGGCGGCTGCTCGAGTCGTGCCCCACGCTGCCGCGCGAGCTCGCCTCCTGCGTGGCGCTCGACAAGAACATCTCCATCAAGGACTTCCGCGCCGCGGTGAACGGCGCAATCGAGGCCGTGCGGGCGCGCTTCCCGGGGCTCCTGCGCGAGGCGCGGGTCGACTCGAAGGATCTCGTCGGCAGGATCGTCGGGAACCGGCTGCGGATCATCGAGGTGATCGGCCGCGGCGGCCAGGCGACGATCTACCGCGCCGACCACCTGCTCATGAACCGGCAGTGCGCGGTCAAGGTGCCGTCCGACGAGGTGATGAGCGATCCCGATCAGGCGGCGCGCTTCCTACGCGAGGCGAAGCTCGCGAGCGCCGTGCAGCACCCGAACATCGTCTCCGTGTTCGACTTCGGCACGGACGACAAGGGCACGACGTTCATGGCGATGGAGCTCGTGGACGGCAAGCCGCTCGACGAGCTGCTCGAGGACTCGGGCGGCACGCTGCCCGTCGCCGAGGTGATGGAGTACGCCCGCGGCGCCGCGGCGGGCCTCGCGGCGATCCACGCCATGGGGCTCGTGCACCGGGATCTCAAGCCGGGGAACGTGCTCCTGCACAAGACGGCCGACGGGCGCGTGATCCCGAAGCTCTCGGACTTCGGGTTCGCGATCGGCCCCGAGTCGATAGGCGGCGCGCGCCTCACGATGGAGGGGATCGTCGTCGGGACGATCAAGTACCTCTCGCCCGAGCAGGGGCAGGCGAAGCCCGTCGATCACCGCGCCGACATCTTCAGCTTCGCGATGATGCTCTACCGGCTGATCACCGGGAAGGTGCCGTTCGACGACGAGAACGTCGCGCAGTCGCTGCTCAAGCGGATCCGCGAGCCGGCGCCGCCGATCCGCAAGCTCAAGCCCGACCTCGAGGTCAACGACGAGTTCGAGGGGATCCTGCTCAAGATGCTCGAGAAGAACCCCGAGAACCGGCCCGACTCGGCGATGGCCGTGGTCGCGGCGATGGACAAGGCGCTCGGCTTCGAGCGGAAGTACTGA
- a CDS encoding cyclic nucleotide-binding domain-containing protein, whose protein sequence is MAPPTCSHEAARALLSEDDAEGAIRIAGAMLEQNPLDLVAWRLAALAALDLGDAAGAFKNLRSAAVAQAEAQRPVLALACVKEIERLGGDASGLVEKIAKLYGVGSKRISDVDIEPPPLPSAAEPVAWGAELDRAALLARGADAMAMAWGAALAAEQAGGPLPYVPLLSALDAGGIAELFGALALQIAAPGEAIIEQGGAGDAMFVVAEGEVVVSRRDGGIEVELARLVPGAFFGEMSLVSSVPRAADVRAASHAVLLRADKAAMEELSARAPKIGDVLVAFCHARMLENLMRVSPVLSPVPPLRRPDVIARFGTDFREVGETIIEEGAEGRGLYLVVSGRVRVLKRDGADVVQVAALGPGDLFGEISLLMRKPSTATVVAEQSTALLFLSRSEFDDATRDFPELLKGAFDIAVERETQNNSIMGRPAESADHLILV, encoded by the coding sequence ATGGCACCGCCCACCTGCTCGCACGAGGCCGCGCGCGCTCTCCTCAGCGAGGACGACGCCGAGGGCGCGATCCGGATCGCCGGCGCCATGCTCGAGCAGAACCCGCTGGATCTCGTGGCGTGGCGGCTCGCCGCGCTCGCCGCGCTCGATCTCGGCGACGCCGCGGGCGCGTTCAAGAACCTGCGCAGCGCGGCGGTGGCCCAGGCCGAGGCGCAGCGCCCGGTCCTCGCCCTCGCGTGCGTCAAGGAGATCGAACGGCTCGGCGGCGACGCGTCCGGCCTCGTGGAGAAGATCGCGAAGCTCTACGGCGTGGGGTCGAAGCGGATCTCCGACGTCGATATCGAGCCGCCCCCGCTGCCGTCCGCGGCCGAGCCCGTGGCCTGGGGTGCGGAGCTCGATCGCGCGGCGCTCCTCGCTCGTGGGGCGGACGCCATGGCCATGGCTTGGGGCGCGGCGCTCGCCGCGGAGCAGGCGGGCGGGCCGCTCCCGTACGTCCCGCTCCTCTCGGCGCTCGACGCGGGCGGGATCGCGGAGCTGTTCGGCGCGCTCGCGTTGCAGATCGCCGCTCCGGGCGAGGCGATCATCGAGCAGGGGGGGGCCGGCGACGCGATGTTCGTCGTGGCCGAAGGGGAGGTCGTCGTGTCGCGCAGGGACGGCGGGATCGAGGTGGAGCTCGCGCGCCTCGTTCCGGGCGCGTTCTTCGGCGAGATGTCGCTCGTCTCGAGCGTGCCCCGTGCCGCGGACGTGCGCGCCGCCTCGCACGCGGTGCTCCTGCGCGCCGACAAGGCGGCGATGGAGGAGCTCTCCGCCCGCGCCCCAAAGATCGGCGACGTCCTCGTCGCGTTCTGCCACGCGCGCATGCTCGAGAACCTGATGCGGGTCTCCCCCGTGCTCTCCCCCGTGCCGCCCCTTCGGAGGCCCGACGTCATCGCGCGGTTCGGCACGGACTTCCGCGAGGTCGGCGAGACGATCATCGAGGAGGGCGCGGAGGGCCGCGGCCTCTACCTCGTCGTCTCGGGGCGCGTGCGCGTGCTGAAGCGAGACGGGGCCGACGTCGTCCAGGTAGCGGCGCTCGGCCCGGGCGATCTCTTCGGCGAGATCTCCCTCCTGATGCGGAAACCTTCGACCGCGACCGTCGTGGCAGAGCAGAGCACGGCGCTCCTCTTCCTGTCGCGATCGGAGTTCGACGACGCGACCCGCGACTTTCCGGAGCTGCTCAAGGGCGCGTTCGACATCGCGGTGGAGCGGGAGACGCAGAACAACTCGATCATGGGCCGGCCGGCCGAGAGCGCCGACCACCTGATCCTCGTGTGA
- a CDS encoding single-stranded DNA-binding protein: MHPLVRTSRGLSAAVDALEFGPPVAHVYNPLAYAREPHEAYLARYGTAPKEVLLVGMNPGPFGMAQTGVPFGDVAMVRGFLGIEGAVGRPAQEHPKRPIRGFACTRGEVSGTRLWGWIAARFGSPSGFFARFFVVNYCPLVFLEATGRNRTPDKLPFAERDRLFAACDRALVETAAELKPRIAVGIGAFAEKRCAAALAGTGVRVGRMLHPSPASPMANAGWERQADEALRALGIAG; encoded by the coding sequence ATGCACCCCCTCGTCCGCACCTCCCGCGGGCTCTCGGCCGCGGTGGACGCGCTCGAGTTCGGGCCGCCCGTGGCGCACGTCTACAACCCGCTCGCCTACGCCCGCGAGCCGCACGAGGCGTACCTCGCGCGCTACGGGACCGCGCCCAAGGAGGTGCTGCTCGTCGGCATGAACCCGGGCCCGTTCGGCATGGCGCAGACCGGCGTGCCGTTCGGCGACGTCGCGATGGTCCGCGGCTTCCTCGGGATCGAGGGCGCGGTCGGCAGGCCGGCGCAAGAGCACCCGAAGCGGCCGATTCGGGGCTTCGCGTGCACCCGGGGTGAGGTGAGCGGCACGCGGCTGTGGGGGTGGATCGCGGCGCGGTTCGGATCGCCGTCGGGCTTCTTCGCGCGGTTCTTCGTGGTCAACTACTGCCCGCTCGTGTTCCTCGAGGCGACCGGGCGGAACCGGACGCCGGACAAGCTGCCTTTCGCCGAGCGTGACCGCCTGTTCGCGGCGTGCGATCGCGCTCTCGTCGAGACCGCGGCCGAGCTCAAGCCCCGGATCGCCGTCGGGATCGGGGCGTTCGCCGAGAAGCGGTGCGCCGCGGCGCTCGCCGGGACGGGCGTCCGCGTCGGTCGGATGCTCCACCCGAGCCCCGCGAGCCCCATGGCGAACGCGGGCTGGGAGCGGCAGGCGGACGAGGCGCTGCGCGCGCTCGGGATCGCGGGCTGA
- a CDS encoding peptide MFS transporter, with protein MGERFGYYTMLAIFSLFIQAKYGFTAAETTQTFAIFLAAVYFMPLVGGFLADRFLGYGRTISIGLVVMFAGYGLLAIPSGMDTGPALVFVALGVIALGTGLFKGNLQALVGNLYDAPEYSKNRDVAFNIFYMGINIGAMFAPTAADTVSNWILAKKGLFYAADIPALAHKYLAGDESVAERLGALAAAQPTQFGSLGEFSKTYIDTLSESYHTAFGVACVSLVVSMIVFWTCRRYYKHADMTEVQKAKSEAHKAQIVELTPAQIKSRFFALGLVFFVVIFFWMAFHQNGAAMTIFARDYTVGSVGHFTNIWFDLFGLLPIFLAVLGLVFLVRPGSKPLARAIGAAALVGFGALAYFRISSYGASNPFTPQKFQHFNPFFIVVLTPVIVGLFSWLRGRGKEPSAPKKIGIGMVITAIGFTILVVGSIGLIGLSPGEIDEVRAPAESLISPYWLISTYFTLTIAELFLSPMGISFVSKVAPPKYKGLMQGGWFAATGVGNYAVGLMGLLWAEVALWMFWAILVACCVLSALFIFSVLKKLEQAAKA; from the coding sequence ATGGGCGAGCGCTTCGGCTACTACACCATGCTCGCGATCTTCTCCCTGTTCATCCAGGCCAAGTACGGCTTCACCGCGGCCGAGACGACGCAGACGTTCGCGATCTTCCTCGCGGCCGTCTACTTCATGCCGCTCGTCGGCGGGTTCCTGGCCGACCGGTTCCTCGGGTACGGCCGCACGATCAGCATCGGGCTCGTCGTCATGTTCGCGGGCTACGGGCTGCTCGCGATCCCGAGCGGCATGGACACGGGGCCGGCGCTCGTCTTCGTCGCGCTCGGCGTGATCGCGCTCGGGACCGGCCTGTTCAAGGGGAACCTGCAAGCGCTCGTGGGCAACCTGTACGACGCGCCCGAGTACAGCAAGAACCGGGACGTCGCGTTCAACATCTTCTACATGGGCATCAACATCGGCGCCATGTTCGCTCCCACGGCCGCGGACACGGTGAGCAACTGGATCCTCGCGAAGAAAGGGCTCTTCTACGCGGCGGACATCCCGGCGCTCGCCCACAAGTACCTCGCCGGAGACGAGAGCGTCGCCGAGCGGCTCGGTGCGCTGGCGGCCGCGCAGCCGACGCAGTTCGGGAGCCTCGGCGAGTTCTCCAAGACCTACATCGACACGCTGAGCGAGTCGTACCACACCGCGTTCGGCGTCGCGTGCGTGAGCCTCGTCGTTTCCATGATCGTGTTCTGGACGTGCAGGCGCTACTACAAGCACGCCGACATGACCGAGGTGCAGAAGGCGAAGAGCGAGGCGCACAAGGCGCAGATCGTCGAGCTCACGCCGGCGCAGATCAAGTCGCGCTTCTTCGCGCTGGGGCTCGTGTTCTTCGTCGTGATCTTCTTCTGGATGGCGTTCCACCAGAACGGCGCGGCGATGACGATCTTCGCGCGCGACTACACGGTTGGTTCGGTGGGCCACTTCACGAACATCTGGTTCGACCTGTTCGGGCTCCTGCCGATCTTCCTCGCGGTGCTCGGGCTCGTGTTCCTCGTGCGGCCGGGGAGCAAGCCGCTCGCCCGGGCCATCGGCGCCGCGGCGCTCGTCGGGTTCGGCGCGCTCGCGTACTTCCGGATCTCCTCCTACGGTGCGAGCAACCCGTTCACGCCGCAGAAGTTCCAGCACTTCAACCCGTTCTTCATCGTCGTCCTCACGCCGGTCATCGTCGGCCTGTTCTCGTGGCTGCGCGGCCGCGGCAAGGAGCCGTCGGCGCCCAAGAAGATCGGGATCGGGATGGTGATCACCGCGATCGGGTTCACGATCCTCGTCGTCGGCTCGATCGGCCTCATCGGCCTGAGCCCGGGCGAGATTGACGAAGTGCGGGCCCCGGCCGAGTCGCTCATCTCGCCGTACTGGCTCATCAGCACGTACTTCACGCTCACGATCGCCGAGCTGTTCCTGTCGCCCATGGGGATCTCGTTCGTGTCGAAGGTCGCGCCGCCCAAGTACAAGGGGCTCATGCAGGGCGGGTGGTTCGCGGCCACCGGGGTCGGCAACTACGCGGTCGGCCTCATGGGGCTGCTCTGGGCGGAGGTCGCGCTCTGGATGTTCTGGGCGATCCTCGTGGCGTGCTGCGTCCTGTCGGCGCTGTTCATCTTCTCCGTTCTGAAGAAGCTCGAGCAGGCCGCGAAGGCCTGA
- a CDS encoding B12-binding domain-containing radical SAM protein — MADITFVNLNMLFVRYSDAYDKELHLPLGLLYLTTVLERAGHEVDFRDYQSCPAEDPFDLDALVAFCADPAPIIGLSCMANLLPFTILAAERLKAAYPDRAIVLGGVGAKAVEEKLLARFPWIDVIAHGEAENAIVQLVEALKRGRDVSAVPGVFYRRADGTIACNEPPPRIEDLDRIPRPAYHKVDLATYDAYGMISSRGCPYKCSFCSVAPVWNHKCHFRSPEDVVAEMRELHEAAGVELYLFQDEFFVSSKQAVVRFCDALARSGLDVKWKAFARVDLADDGMMRAMADTGCLEIRFGIESGAASMLEKTTKGFTPEMAIDVVSRATRLFPRVDTFFIWGYPDETMEEFYQSLFQMISFRLMGARILPSLLCLLPQTALYKSLPKERLAKAEMCGELLPEYMITGHEVCQVGSVLVQPKHAPFFDFIRAHKDLFPGFFLIDIEENIRPKLRALQEHGFYTRANRELSDLDSCGAHSPRLG; from the coding sequence ATGGCCGACATCACCTTCGTCAACCTGAACATGCTGTTCGTCCGGTACTCGGATGCGTACGACAAGGAGCTCCACCTGCCGCTCGGGCTGCTCTACCTCACGACCGTGCTCGAGCGCGCGGGCCACGAGGTCGACTTCCGCGACTACCAGAGCTGCCCGGCCGAGGATCCGTTCGACCTCGACGCGCTCGTCGCGTTCTGCGCGGACCCGGCGCCGATTATCGGCCTCTCGTGCATGGCGAACCTCCTGCCGTTCACGATCCTCGCGGCAGAGCGGCTCAAGGCCGCGTACCCGGATCGCGCCATCGTGCTCGGCGGCGTGGGCGCCAAGGCGGTGGAGGAGAAGCTGCTCGCGCGGTTCCCGTGGATCGACGTCATCGCCCACGGCGAGGCTGAGAACGCGATCGTGCAGCTCGTCGAGGCGCTGAAGAGGGGCCGCGACGTGTCCGCCGTGCCGGGCGTCTTCTACCGGCGCGCCGACGGCACGATCGCCTGCAACGAGCCCCCGCCGCGCATCGAGGATCTCGACCGCATCCCGCGGCCCGCGTACCACAAGGTCGACCTCGCGACCTATGACGCGTACGGCATGATCTCGTCGCGCGGCTGCCCGTACAAGTGCTCGTTCTGCTCGGTCGCGCCGGTGTGGAACCACAAGTGCCACTTCCGCTCGCCGGAGGACGTCGTCGCCGAGATGCGGGAGCTGCACGAGGCCGCGGGCGTGGAGCTGTACCTGTTCCAGGACGAGTTCTTCGTGTCGTCGAAGCAGGCGGTCGTGCGGTTCTGCGACGCGCTCGCGAGGAGCGGGCTCGACGTCAAGTGGAAGGCGTTCGCGCGCGTCGACCTCGCGGACGACGGGATGATGCGCGCCATGGCCGACACCGGCTGCCTCGAGATCCGGTTCGGGATCGAGAGCGGCGCGGCGTCGATGCTCGAGAAGACGACCAAGGGGTTCACGCCCGAGATGGCGATCGACGTCGTGTCCAGGGCGACGCGCCTCTTCCCGCGGGTCGACACGTTCTTCATCTGGGGCTACCCGGACGAGACGATGGAGGAGTTCTACCAGTCGCTGTTCCAGATGATCTCGTTTCGCCTCATGGGCGCGCGGATCCTGCCGTCGCTCCTGTGCCTCCTGCCGCAGACGGCGCTGTACAAGTCGCTCCCCAAGGAGCGGCTCGCCAAGGCGGAGATGTGCGGCGAGCTCCTTCCCGAGTACATGATCACGGGCCACGAGGTCTGCCAGGTGGGATCGGTCTTGGTGCAGCCGAAGCACGCGCCGTTCTTCGACTTCATCCGCGCGCACAAGGATCTGTTCCCCGGGTTCTTCCTCATCGACATCGAGGAGAACATCAGGCCGAAGCTCCGCGCGCTCCAGGAGCACGGCTTCTACACCCGCGCGAACCGCGAGCTGTCCGACCTGGACTCCTGCGGCGCCCACTCGCCGCGGCTGGGGTAG
- a CDS encoding DUF2752 domain-containing protein, with protein MRLAVVPVRRIRIPDVAVTLGALLAAAYMALVSLAAFPSLPCPWRELLGLECPMCGTTRALLALGRGDVLAALAWNPLAILLAVAAAAVAVNEIAGAVLRRRLSLVLAGREGRVLLFAFLAALAANWVWVLLR; from the coding sequence ATGAGGCTCGCCGTCGTCCCGGTCCGGAGGATCCGGATCCCCGACGTCGCGGTGACGCTCGGCGCGCTCCTCGCCGCGGCCTACATGGCGCTCGTATCGCTCGCGGCGTTCCCGTCGCTCCCCTGTCCGTGGCGGGAGCTGCTCGGCCTCGAGTGCCCGATGTGCGGGACGACACGCGCGTTGCTCGCGCTCGGGCGCGGCGACGTGCTCGCCGCCCTCGCGTGGAACCCGCTCGCGATCCTGCTCGCGGTCGCGGCGGCCGCCGTCGCGGTCAACGAGATCGCGGGCGCGGTGCTCCGGCGCCGGCTGTCGTTGGTGCTCGCCGGACGGGAGGGGCGCGTCCTGCTCTTTGCGTTCCTCGCCGCGCTCGCCGCGAACTGGGTGTGGGTGCTGCTGCGGTAG
- a CDS encoding DUF4190 domain-containing protein: MDGQIQTSTRGKRPPNNLAISGFIAAFFCGVVGLILSIKARGQIRASNGAQGGYGFTTGGIVVSIVNIVVSTLYILLNIAAYA; the protein is encoded by the coding sequence ATGGACGGACAGATCCAGACCTCGACCCGCGGAAAGAGGCCGCCGAACAACCTCGCGATCTCCGGCTTCATCGCCGCGTTCTTTTGCGGCGTCGTCGGGCTCATCCTGTCGATCAAGGCGCGCGGGCAGATCCGCGCCTCGAACGGCGCGCAGGGCGGCTACGGCTTCACGACGGGCGGCATCGTCGTGTCCATCGTCAACATCGTCGTCTCGACGCTCTACATCCTCCTGAACATCGCCGCGTACGCATGA
- a CDS encoding 3'(2'),5'-bisphosphate nucleotidase → MARYQKEMEAAIRAVRDAALLTRSIADGITTEVLEKRDRSPVTLADFGSQAIVCRALGEAFPADSIIGEEDAGELSRPEQAGMLARLVAAVGRVEAGAAERDVLAWLDRGGASAASDRFWTLDPIDGTKGFLRKEQYAISLALVVGGETVLGALGCPNLALEPERPETRGVLFTAVRGEGATRRPLYGEGPAARIRVSPEGDPRRLRFCESVEKEHSSHGDAARIAELLEIDAEPVRLDSQAKYAVVARGEAEAYLRLPKSADYVEKIWDHAGGAIVVEEAGGKVTDVMGHPIDLTCGRALEKNRGIVASNGALHEALLGAIRDLGIA, encoded by the coding sequence ATGGCGCGCTACCAAAAGGAGATGGAGGCGGCGATCCGCGCGGTGCGCGACGCCGCGCTGCTCACGCGCTCGATCGCGGACGGGATCACGACCGAGGTGCTCGAGAAGAGGGATCGCAGCCCGGTGACGCTCGCGGACTTCGGGAGCCAGGCGATCGTCTGCCGCGCGCTCGGCGAGGCGTTCCCCGCGGATTCGATCATCGGCGAGGAGGACGCGGGCGAGCTCTCCAGGCCGGAGCAGGCCGGCATGCTCGCGCGGCTCGTGGCCGCCGTGGGCCGCGTCGAGGCGGGCGCGGCGGAGCGCGACGTGCTCGCGTGGCTCGATCGCGGCGGCGCCTCGGCCGCCTCGGATCGCTTCTGGACGCTCGATCCGATCGACGGGACCAAGGGGTTCCTGCGCAAGGAGCAGTACGCGATCTCGCTCGCGCTCGTCGTCGGCGGCGAGACCGTGCTCGGCGCGCTCGGCTGCCCGAACCTCGCGCTCGAGCCAGAGAGGCCCGAGACGCGCGGCGTCCTCTTCACGGCCGTGCGCGGGGAGGGCGCGACGCGCCGCCCGCTCTACGGGGAGGGCCCGGCGGCCCGGATCCGCGTCAGCCCCGAGGGCGATCCGAGGCGCCTGCGATTCTGCGAGTCCGTGGAGAAGGAGCACTCGTCGCACGGAGACGCCGCGCGCATCGCCGAGCTCCTCGAGATCGACGCGGAGCCGGTGCGGCTCGACAGCCAGGCCAAGTACGCGGTCGTGGCGCGCGGGGAGGCCGAGGCGTACCTGCGGCTGCCCAAGAGCGCGGACTACGTCGAGAAGATCTGGGACCACGCGGGCGGCGCGATCGTCGTGGAGGAGGCGGGCGGGAAGGTGACCGACGTGATGGGGCACCCCATCGACCTCACGTGCGGCCGCGCCCTCGAGAAGAACCGCGGCATCGTGGCGTCGAACGGCGCGCTCCACGAGGCGCTCCTCGGGGCGATCCGCGACCTCGGGATCGCTTGA